One Alicyclobacillus acidoterrestris DNA window includes the following coding sequences:
- a CDS encoding G1 family glutamic endopeptidase encodes MNNKSRVVALMVTLSAAGLVTTGIYHFGKGTNGTVVDTSQGSAGFVLSRSQFTPMTWTDSRRANGAPFGNGYSTSPRSSTTSSGGTGGNGSYFDTVSGDVPTGTQASENWAGYVATPQTSAKAFTSVHGSWTVPTLETTSNQGVAAQWVGLGGVNSDDLLQVGTIEQVEDGQVVNTVFWEKLPSAAKTVMTVEAGSTIDASVKQASGTTWDVVVTVTSPDGQTQTKTIPVTLNASYEKGIGTSAEWISEDPSTTNGELYPLANAGTVAFSEATVDGGAINAETNDVVPMAVVTQQGQVLISPSQLGSDGESFSTTTLATSTGDGDSGQFSTRSRRHHGFTPIPGGTPWAQGMGSHLGYAWR; translated from the coding sequence CGCTATCTGCTGCAGGTTTGGTTACGACGGGGATTTATCACTTTGGGAAGGGGACAAATGGTACAGTTGTCGATACCTCGCAAGGCAGTGCGGGGTTTGTCTTGTCGCGCAGCCAATTTACGCCAATGACATGGACAGATTCACGGCGTGCCAATGGGGCGCCCTTCGGCAATGGTTATAGTACTTCACCTCGTTCGTCTACGACCTCTTCTGGGGGTACTGGTGGTAATGGTAGTTATTTTGATACCGTGTCGGGAGATGTGCCAACAGGTACGCAAGCATCGGAGAATTGGGCTGGTTACGTGGCTACACCCCAGACATCGGCCAAGGCGTTCACTAGTGTACATGGATCCTGGACCGTACCCACATTGGAAACTACCAGCAATCAAGGTGTCGCTGCTCAATGGGTGGGACTCGGCGGCGTGAATTCTGATGATTTGTTGCAAGTGGGCACGATTGAACAAGTCGAGGATGGACAAGTGGTGAATACCGTCTTTTGGGAGAAACTTCCCTCGGCGGCAAAGACGGTGATGACCGTTGAGGCGGGATCGACCATTGATGCCAGTGTCAAACAAGCTTCTGGCACGACGTGGGATGTGGTCGTCACTGTGACGTCTCCTGATGGCCAGACGCAAACGAAGACGATTCCTGTCACATTGAATGCGTCGTATGAAAAGGGAATCGGTACCTCTGCCGAGTGGATCAGCGAAGATCCATCGACGACCAACGGAGAGTTGTATCCGCTCGCCAATGCAGGAACGGTTGCATTTAGCGAAGCAACGGTAGATGGTGGAGCTATCAATGCCGAAACGAACGATGTCGTGCCAATGGCCGTCGTCACGCAACAAGGACAAGTTTTAATTTCGCCGTCGCAGTTGGGGTCCGACGGGGAATCGTTTTCCACGACGACTTTGGCGACGTCGACGGGTGATGGGGATTCGGGTCAGTTCAGCACGCGCTCTCGCCGGCATCATGGGTTCACACCGATACCGGGTGGAACTCCTTGGGCACAAGGAATGGGCAGTCACTTAGGATACGCATGGAGATGA